TTTAAAGTATCTGTAGAGGTCTCTGTATAGGAGTATGCCCGTCTTAGAAGTGCATTTATCTTAGCCATAAGCACTTCCATTGAAAAAGGCTTGGTAAGATAGTCGTCTCCGCCCATATTTACACCCATAACAATGTCCATATTTGTACTTCTAGATGATAAAAATAACACTGGTACCTTTGATATTTCTCTTATTTTGCTGCACCAATAGAATCCATCATACTCAGGAAGGTTTATATCCATAATCACCAATTGGGGCTTGATTCTGGAAAACTCCTGAAATACATCTCCAAAATCTTCAGCACAATACACTTGAAATCCCCATTTTTCAATGGCTTCCTTTAATATATCTCTTATTTTAGCCTCGTCTTCCACTATCATTATTTTGTACATGCTACACCCTCCATTTTGCCTGCACTTCATCTGTTTTACTTATTTGTCCTACCATACTTATTTATCCTACATTCGGTTTTTACTATATTTTCATTATACTTCTAATTTTATTATACTGTTAGCGTGCTAGATAAACAATTAAAAACTAATAGTATGATTATCCCACAAAAAGCATTATATTACCTGAATTATGAAATTTCTCTGGAATGACTTGCATAAGAAGCAAAGAAGGTATTCTCTGAGTATTTAAACTATTACACAAAAGCTCCCGTTGAAAAGGATATGAAACTTAAAAATTATAAGATTAATGAAATTACAATCAGAAATAATGATAATTCTTCTTTTGAGTTTTTTGTAGATTTCTCAGTACAACCTGTTAATATTGATGCTTGGCTTATATCTAACGGAGTGAAGTCTAACGATTGGATAAACAATAAAAATTTATATGTAAAAGTGAAAATAAACGAAGATGTATATACAATAGAAGAAATGGCAACATCACCAATTGATGTGAATTAAGCATTTTTTAAAAACAGAGGAGAGTATAAAATAATCTTTTTTAACTCTATAAAAATAACATAAAAAAAAATAAAATTATAAATTTTGCAATTCTGTTACAAATGCAAAAAAAGTACAAAACATCTGTGGCATATCATTTTAATAACAAGCAACACACGTATCAATCTTTAACGTAAAAGAGGTGAAAAAATGCCCTTAAAGAATTCCTATTCTAAAAAGAAAAATAAATTAATAAGAAAAAAACGAAAAAGAAAAAGAA
The DNA window shown above is from Haloimpatiens massiliensis and carries:
- a CDS encoding response regulator transcription factor, producing MYKIMIVEDEAKIRDILKEAIEKWGFQVYCAEDFGDVFQEFSRIKPQLVIMDINLPEYDGFYWCSKIREISKVPVLFLSSRSTNMDIVMGVNMGGDDYLTKPFSMEVLMAKINALLRRAYSYTETSTDTLNYKGIVLSLKDNMVYYKEKKLELTKNEFKILYVLMKNHESIVSREKLMQELWEHESFIDDNTLTVNINRLRRKLSEVGIEEFIKTVKNQGYMVK